TGTCGACCGGGTCCTGCCAGGCGGCGGCCTTCTTGGCGGCGGCCTGCTGAGCCTTGGTCGCGGCCTTGGCCTGCGCGTCGGCCTGGGCCGATATCGAGTTCGCGGAGACGCCGGGCAGGGCGCCGCTCTTGGCGTCCGCGGCGGCCGCGATCCCGGAACCGAGGGCGGCCGATGCGCCGAGCCCGAGGGTGGCGACGGTGATGACGGCCGTCCGCGTACGGAGCAGGGACAGGCCGGACTGGTGGGACGTGGCGCGCTTCGACATGGCGGATGACCTCCGGGATGGGGAGCGTGTACGTGACACCGCCGCTGTCGCTGCGTGGCACGGACTGGGACATAAAGGGACCCGGCAGACGCTTCGCTGCGTTCCGTCGGGGCCTCACCTTGGTAACCCGCACCCCACCCCCTGCTCAAACCCCCCATCTACTACCTAAAGCCGTAGCCGACCGCCCCCCTTTCGACCTCTTGACACCTACAAATCCCGACAATTCCCCCTTCAACTACTTGCCGGTTTTAACGGCTGACGTCAGGTTTAACCCCACTTCGAGAGGGCATCTCGGGCCAGCACTGGCACGTCCCGGGGGTGAACCCCGCCGACGCGTCGAAGGTCCCGGGGGTTGCGTGCCGAAGGTCCCGACGAGGCGGCTGGGCGGCACCACTATTCCGTCTAGTACCGGACATATCGCCTGTGCGTCATGTCACCGGACCGCAAGATCCACCGAGGGGTGAGTGTGACGGGGACTACGCTTGGCCACCGATTCACGGCCCTCGGGGGGAACGGCACATGGATCCCGCAGTCCTCGGCACCCGCCTGGCATCGAGCCTGGTCGCACCGCTGGTCAAGAAGCTGTTCGTGCAGGAAGGGCCGGGCGCGGGCCTGGTGGACCGGCCCGTGCGCATCTCCGGGCTCGTCTCCTTCCGCGGCGAGAAGCGGACCCTCACAGACCAGGACGTGCAGCGGCTCGCGGCCCGGCTGGTGGATCAGTCCCTGTCCTCGCCGGGTGAGCGGCCCTTTCCCGAGGAGGAGAGGACAGCGGTCGCCCACGCCCTGGCCCGCGTGCTCCTCGCACTCGGCGACCTCGGCCTCAATGACATCGAGGCGGTCACCAGGGGCCACCGCGCGCTCGCCAAGGAGCTGCTCCGTGCGACGCCCCCGACCGGCCTGTCGGCCGACGCCGACTTCTTCCTCGGCTCGGTCACCGAGTGGGCCTGCCTCCAGATCCTGCACTTCTTCACGCAGCGCTCCACGTTCGTGGCCCGCTCCCTGGTCGAGCAGAGCCGTACGCAGGCGGAGCTCATCGTCAGGCTCGACGAGCTGATCGCGCGCAGCCCCCGCGTGGATGCCCTCGACGCGCGCTTCGAGCGGCGCTACCTCGCGGCGGTCGCGAGGAAGCACAACCGACTGACGATCTTCGGGATCGATCTGGTGAATTCGCCGGGACGGTGGCCCTTGGACGCGGCGTACATGTCGCTGGAGGCGACGGCACGCCCCTCGCCCGACACGTCCTTCGAGTTGGATTTCGAGACGCTGCCCTCGGGCTCCGACCCGGAGATGAGGGCCTCTTCCCTGCGGGAATCCCTCGGCGAGGCGCTGGCGACCTTCAACCAGAAATTCGAGGCTGCCCGCCCCGCCGACCAGGCCCTGGCGGACCACGACCGCGTGCTCCTGCGGGGCGAGGCGGGCTCCGGCAAGACGACGCTGGTGCAGTGGCTCGCGGTGAGCGCGAGCGCGGCCGACCCCGTCGGGCCCGACGGCCGGATGACGTACCTCCACGACCGCATCCCCTACGTACTCCCCCTGCGCACCCTCACCCGCCACGGCGAGCGCCTCCCCGCCCCCGCGGACTTCCTCAGAGCGGTCGGTTCCCCCCTGGCGGGTTCGCAGCCCACCGGCTGGGAGACCCGCGTACTGACGTCGGGCCGGGCACTGGTCCTGGTCGACGGCATCGACGAGATCCCGGAGTCGGAGCGCTCACGCACGCGCGAGTGGCTCGGCGACCTGATCGACGCGTATCCCGGCAACCGGTGGCTCGTGACGTCGCGCCCTTCGGCCGTGGGTGAGGACTGGCTGGCCGAGCAGGCGTTCACCGAACTGACGCTGTCGCCGATGAGCCGGTCGGAGGTGGCCGCGTTCATCCACCGCTGGCACCGGGCGGCACGCGCAGGTACGCCCGAGGAGGACGAGCCCCTCCTCGCGTACGAGGGGCAACTCCTGGAAGCGGTGGCGGTGAAGCCGGACCTCGGCCGCCTCGCGACCAACCCGCTCATGTGCGGTCTGATCTGCGCGCTGCACAGGGACCGGCGGGGCTTCCTCCCCCTGGGCCGGAAGGATCTGTACGCGGCGGCCCTGTCGATGCTGCTGATCCGCCGGGACCGGGAACGCGACATGCACGTACCGGAGCTCCGGGAGGAGCCGCAGCTCCAACTGCTGCAACGCCTCGCCTACTGGCTGATCCGCAACGGCCGTACGGTGATGGACCGTTCACGGGCCGAGGCCATCATCGCGGACGCCTTGCCGGCCGTCCCGGAGCTGGCCGCACTGGGCGACGCGGAGGCGGTGTACGCCCACTTCCTCCACCGCAGCGGACTCCTCCGCGAGCCGGGTCCTCGTACGGTCGACTTCATCCACCGCACGTTCCAGGACTTCCTCGGCGCGCGGGCCGCCGTGGACGAAGGGGACTTCGGTTTCCTCGCCCGCCAGGCGCCCGACGACCAGTGGGAGGACGTGATCCGGATGGCGGTGGCTCAGGCGCGCCCCCGTGAACGGGCGGAGATATTCCGGGACTTGCTCGAAGTCGCGGACAAGCTCCCCGCTGGGCACGTCAGGAAACGGGTCCACCTGCTGACGGCGGCCTGCCTCGAACATGCGGCAGAGCTGGCACCGGCGGTGCGGACGGAGGTGGAGCAGCGGATGTCGGCTCTCATTCCGCCGCGCAACGCGCTGGACGCACGTGAACTCGCCGCGGTCGGGCCCATGGTCCTGGACCTGCTCCCGGGGCCGGACGGACTGGACGGACTGGATGACGAGGACGCCCGTCATGTGGCGATCACCGCGACGCACGTCCAGTCGGACGCGGCGATCCCCTTCCTCGCACGATTCGCGCGTCATCCCGGCATCGGCGTCCGCAGCCAGCTCATGTGGGGCTGGAGCCGTTATGACTGCCGGGCCTACGCGGACCAGGTCATTTCGCAGCTGGACGACGGGGTTACCCACTTCGTCCTCCGCACCGACGAACAGGTGGCGGAGATAACACGGTTGGGGCTGCGTCCCCGTCATCTCGATATCCGCGAGGGCGTCTCCCCACAGGCTGCCTCCCATTTGCTCGTGGCCTGTGAACCCACCTTCCTGATGCTCAAGATCCACCCGGCACGCCTCACGACGGAGGCTCTCGGAGCGTTGCGCAACCTCATTGCTCTGCGCGTATTCAACGTGTACGAGCCCTGGAGCCTCTCCCTTTTCCCGCCCGACGCGCCCCTGCGCACCTTGGGGATCTTCGAGGCCCTCAGTCACCTGACGGACCTGCGGCACATGGACAGATGGCCCGGGCTGAAGTGGGTGATCTTCGGTGAATCCGACCTCCTGAACACCGGGGAGGCATGGGAGCCCCTCACGCGTCTCCCCCAGCTCACCGAGCTGTCACTGGCCTCCGCGAGCTTCGCCTGCGCCCCCTCCGACCTGAGACTGCCCGACATCTCACTGCTGCAGCTGTTTCCGACAGGGGGGCAGAGAATCGCGGCATCCCGCATTCCGAGGATCCTGCCAGGGCTCAAGGCGCTGAACGTGCTCCCCTCGGCAAGTCCGACGACGTTCGATGTCGCCCCCTTGGCGCAACTTCCGGCTCTCGAACAGCTCAGAGTCCCCGTTCCCGGCGTCACCGGCCTGGACGCCATCCCCGCCGACGTCGACGTGGTCACCTACCACCCGTTCAACGATTGAGCTGGAACCACACGCCTTTGCCCCTCCCGGCAGGCGTCACCCCGCAGAGGTCCGACAGTGCGGTCACGAGGAACAGGCCCCGGCCGCCCTCGGCCTCGGCGGGGGCGCTTCTGGGGGAGGGCAGGCGGTCGCTTCCGTCGTACACCGCGACGCGTACGTGCGTGGGTGCGATGGCGGCTCTCAGGTGTACGTCGCCCTTGGTGTGCTGATGGACGTTGGTCACCAGCTCCGAGGTGCAGAGCGCGGCGGCCTCGGCGAGGTGGGCGAGGCCCAGGGTCAGCAGTGCGCCGCGCACGAAGTCACGGCAGATCTTCGGGGAGCTCGCGTCCGCCAGGGCGAACAGGGTGTAGGCACGCGGGAGTTCGGGTTGCTCCGGTTGTTCGGGTCCGCATACCGGGTCATGCACGGTTACGCCCATGAGACGCCTCCAAGGCGCGCGTCGGGGGTTCGCTGTGGCGGTGATGATCTCGCCTGACCTGCCAATCGCCCGGCCGCAGTGGCTTACCGCCCCTCGCGAACAAGTCGCCGTCCGGCACGGGGACTTGGATCGGGCAGTGCGCTTCTGCGGGCAGGCACGGGGTTACTGCGCCAGCAGCGAGGCTTCCACCATCAGCGTGTGAGCGTCGCCATACACACCGTAGCGATACAGGGGTTACTTGTTCAACCTAAAGCTCACCTTTGGTGGACCGAGACCCCGGCGCGGGGCAAACTGTCCCCACCTTCACAAGGGGAGACAGCGTTGGCACTGCGAACAGCTCCCACCGAGCGGCAGGTCCGACTCGGTTTTGAGCTCCGAAGGTTGCGTGAGCGCAGTGGGCTGACTGTGCAGGCAGCCGGAGAAGTCATCGGCATGGGACGCGTACACCTGACCCACGCGGAGAACGGGCGCACCCCGATCTCCGCCGAACGCATCCGCACCCTGTGCCAGGCATTTGGGGTTACTAGTTCAACCTACGTCGATGCCCTGGTGGGCCTGGCCGAGTCGAACGGGAAGGGCTGGTGGACCGGCTACAAATCCCAACTCCCGGCGTCCGCACTCGACCTGGCCGAGCTGGAGGCCGAAGCCGCAGCGCTCAGCTCCTACGAGTCGTTGTTCCTGCCGGGGCTGTTCCAGGTCGACGCCTACACACGCGCCATCTTCGAAGCCAGCGACGCGGTGAGCACGGCGGAGGAGATCGAGGCCTCTGTCCGCTTCCGCCAGGAGCGCCAGCGCGCACTCAGGGCCGACAATCCTCCGCACATCCACGCCGTCATCCATGAAGCCGCCCTCCACATGCGCTTCGGCGGCCCGCACGTCATGCACCAGCAACTGCTCAAGCTGGTCGAACTGTCCGAACTCCCGCATGTGGAGATCCAGATCATGCCCTTCACCGCAGTCGCGGTGTCGGCGCTCACCACACCGTTCTGCCACATCGCCTCGCACGACAGCGCGCTGGAGACCGTACTGCTGGAGCATCCGGCACAGTCCATGTTCCTGTACGAAGAGGAACCTCTGGCCAAGTACCGCCGCCAGTTCGAACGGCTGAGCGCTGCCGCGCTCCCCGCCATCGACGCGACGGTGATCCCGGTGACACACGCGGCAAGGGACTCGCTCGGCCTCGTACAACACGTTCTGTACACGCTCCAGGAGGCACAAGCATGACCACGCTCGACTGGCAGAAGTCGTCCTTCAGCGGCGACCAGGCCAACTGCGTCTACCTCGCCGCCCCCCAGGACGGCACCGTGCGCCTCCGTGAGAGCGACGCCCCGGAGACGACCCTCACCACTACACCCGAAGCTCTCGCGGCCCTGATACGTACCCTCAACGGCCCGGCTATTCGATGGTCAGGGTGAAGAACCTGACCGTGAGCGTCTCGGCGCCCGGGGTCTCGGGGTTCGGGGTCGCGGGGCGGTCGATGCGCTCCACGAACGCGCCCTTGAGGTGATACTGCTTCACGGCGTTGTCCTGGTAGTCGAGCATCTCAAGGGTGACGTCCTTGAGGCGTCCCTCGCGGTCCTCGGTGGCGGCTTCGATCCAGCGGTCGACCTCGGCGCTGTGGGTGGCGCCCCGCACCAGGGTCACCTTCTGTTCCTCCAGACCGGAGACCTCCTGGAGGTTCTCGACGGGGGCGCCGTCCATCCGCAGGCGGAAGTTGTGCGACGCCAAGGCGTCCCCCGGCTGGAGCTGGCCCTTCGTAACCGTTCCCTTGTCCGCACTGGCCTTCGCGGGGGCGGCAGTGGAAGCGGAGGCACGCGGCGCGGAGTCGGAGTCCGAACCCGTGGCCACCGCCACCGTGGTGCCGCCCGCGGCGAGTAACAGGGCACTGGCGAGGCCGACCCAACGCGCCTTGCCGCTCCTCAGGAAAGTGCTGCTCATGACGTTCCCCTCGGGAAGAAGCCGATCCTTGGTGGCGTGCTCGGTGAGGTACTGGATGACGTACTGAGTGGTCTGCGGGGCCTATGAGGCTCCGCCCTGGCCCGCGCTGCCGATCGGGAAGACCTTGACCGGGGAGCCGGCGCCGTCGGTGACGGGCAGGCTGGAGGCGCCGGGCCACTCGATGGAGAGCGACTTCGACTGGCCGGGCGGGGTCACGGTCAGGCCCGTGATGCCCACGCCGGAACCGCCCGAGTCGTTCATCGGGTAGCTGATGCTGAAGAACACCGACTTGCCGTTCTTGAGGACCATCCGGTCTGCGGGCTGGCCACTGCGCGCGGCGGACAGCGGGCCCTCGCTGGTCTCCAGGTCCACACCGGCGAACCCGGACATCACGCAGTCCTTGCCACCGACGTTCTTCAGCTCCACCGCGACAGAGCCCTCGTCGTCGCCGTCGATGGTGCTGTCCGAGGCCGAGGCATCCACGTCGTCGGTGCGGCACTTGCCGAGCGCGGCACTCTGATCGCTCTGACCCGAACCGCCGCTCCCGGCAGCCGTGCCCTGCCCGGCGGAGCTCTTCTCGGCGGAGTCCTTACCGCCGCCCTGCTCCGACCCGCCCGAGCCCGGCCCGCCGCCCGACGAACCGGAGCCGCTGTCCGAGGAGGACGCACTCGACGCGGCCGAGGGATCGCCCTGCCCCATCACGTCATCGCCGTTGCAGGCGGTCAGCGAGAGGCTCGCGGCCACGGTCAGAGCCGCGGCGGCGAAGCGCAGGTTGCGGCGACGGTTTCCACGGATGGTGGTGTTGGAGCGCATGGCGTGTCCCCCGGTAAGTAGTGGGTGGCGTTCCCTCCCTGGGAACAACACCGACTCTGGTGGAGGCCGCTAATGGCGGGTTCCTGTCCCGCTAACTTCCGCCTAACGCATCCGCGACCAGCCTCAAAGGCCTGTTCACGGGGCTTCCCGCCGGGCAGCCGACACCGCAAGGCGTTCGGCGAACTCCGTTACCAGGCCACGTAGTTCATCAGGTCGCTCGATGACGAAGGGGCGGTCCAGCGAGGCGAGTACGGCAGGCAGCCAGTCCAGCCGCTCCACCCGCATGCCGACGCGGGACCAGGGCTCGGCGGCCCCCGGATCCGCGTCACCCGGCGGCGGCAGCTCCTCCACGACGGCGATGCCCGCCGGAAGTCGCGCGCGGACGTCCTCGGCCGTGCCCTGAACGCACAGACTCACCTCGTGCCGGTACGGAGCGGTGGCGAGCCCCGTCAGCACGCGCCGCGCCGCGTCGACGTCGGCCGGCGGGTCGAACGAGCCCGGCAGGGTCCGCACCTCGGTGATGCGGTCCAGCCGGAACATCCGGTCCTCGCCGCTGCCGAGATCCGCAGCCGTCACGTACCACTTGCCCGAGTGCGCGACGAGCCCGTGCGGGTGCAGCGTGCGTTCGCTGCGGCGGCCGTTCCCGGCGGTGTACCGGATCGAGACCGGCCGGTGGTGGGCCACGGCGTCGGCGACCGGGAGCAGGACCGCCGATTCCGGGGCGACCGACCCCGCAGCGGTCGCCCCGCCGGGCGGAACCGTGAAGGCGACCGAGTCCAGCACCGCGTCGAGCCTGCGCCGCAGCCGCTCCGGCAGCACCCGCCGGATCTTGGCCGCCGCCGTCTCGCTCGCCGTGCCCGTAGCCGTCGTCAGGCCGGCCTGTCTCCCCGCGACCAGGCCGAGCAGCACGGCGAGCGCCTCGTCGTCGCTCAGCATGAGCGGAGGCATACGGAAACCGGCGGTGAGCCGGTAGCCGCCGTGGCGTCCACGCACCGACTCGACGGGCACGTCGAGGTCGACGAGGTGGCCGATGTAGTGCCGCACCGTGCGTTCGTCGACGTCGAGCCGGTCGGCCAGTTCGGCCGCGGTCCGGAGACCGCCGGACTGCAGGAGCTCCAGCAGGGTGAGTACGCGGGCGATGGGACGGGACATGGGGAGAAGTCTCCCGCAGATACCGGGCGGATTCCGCCCGGTATTGGTCGTAGCGTGCGTTCAGAAGCACCGATCAGAACCACCGAGCGGCCTTGCACCGCAAGCCTGTACAGCCCTGTGCAGCCCTGTGCAGGCCTGTGACCTGGAGAAACCCATGAACTTCGTCTCTGTCCGCATCATCACCGGCGACGTCGACCGCCTCGTCGCGTTCTACGAGCGCGCCACCGGAGCGACCGCCGACCGGCCCACCGAGGACTTCGCCGAGCTCAGGGTCGGCTCGGCCACCCTCGCGATCGGCAGCACCCGCACCGTCCCCCTGTTCGCGCCCGGCTCCGCCCGGCCCGCCGACAACCACAGCGTCATCCTCGAATTCCTGGTCGACGACGTGGACGCCGTGCACAAGAACCTGACCGGCTTCGTGGAGGACTTCGTCAACGAGCCCACCACGATGCCGTGGGGCAACCGCGCGCTCCTGTTCCGCGACCCCGACGGCAACCTCGTCAACTTCTTCACCCCGGTCACGCCCGCCGCCATCGAAAAGTTCGCCGCCGTCGAGAAGTTCGCCCGCTGAAGTCAGGGCGGGGCCCCAACTGCCCCCGCCCACAAGCCCCTTCACCTACTCTCGACACATGGTCGAAGCCAGCGCGCTAGGCGCCCGCATCGCGTCCGGCGTCGTCGTGCCGCTCATCAAGAAGCTCTTCGTGCCGGACCAGCCGGGCGCGGCCCTGGTGGACAAGCCCGTGCGCGTCGCCTCGCTCGTCTCGTTCAGCGGCGAGAAGCGCAACATCACGCCGAAGGACGTCGAGAAGGTCGCCGACGAGCTCGTCCGCAGGGCGCTCAAGGCGGCCGGGCCCCGCGAGCAGCCCGTCGATCCGGCGGAGGCCCTCGCCGTCAGGAACGCCCTGGCCCGCACGCTCGCCGTCCTCGGCACCCTCACCATCGAGGACTACGAGGCCGTCGCCCTGGGCCCCGAAGCCTTCGCGAGCGAGCTCCGCGCCCGGGCGCTCCTGTCCGCCTCCGCCCTCTCCCGCGACGCCGAGTTCTTCTACGACCAGCTCCTCCACACCGCCGCCCTGCACATCCTCAACTTCTTCTCCCAGCGGTCCACGTTCATCGCCCGCCAACAGCTCGTACAGACACAGCAGTTGGCCCGCCTCGTACAGGCCCTGGACATCCTTCTCGACCGTCTGCCCTCGCAGACCGCCGAGGACGCCGCCTTCGAGGCGCTGTACGCCACCCACATCGGCGAGCGGCACGGCACCCTCACCATCTACGGCCTGGACGCCGGAACCAGCGAGTGGCCCCTCGACACCGCCTACCTCAGCCTCGAAGCCACCCGCGAGCGCACCGGCCCCGGCGGCAGCGGACTGCACGTCCCCGCCGAGCAGGTCCTGGCGCAGCACGACCAGGTCCTGCTGCGCGGGGTCGCGGGCTCCGGCAAGACCACCCTCGTCCAGTGGCTCGCCGTGACGGCGGCGAGCCGGACGTACGAGCATGGGCTCACGCATCTCATCGGGCGCGTGCCGTTCGTCCTGCCGATGCGGCGGATCCTGCGGCCGGGGGCCGAGCTGCCCACCCCGGGGAAGTTCCTGGACGCCGTCGCCTGCCCGGTCGCGGGCGAGCAGCCGCGCGGTTGGGTCGAGCGCGTCCTGCGTGCCCGGCGGGGCGTGCTCCTCGTCGACGGGATAGACGAGATCGCCGGTGACCGGCGGGAGAGCGCCCGCCGGTGGCTGCGCGAGCTGGCGCGGACCTTCCCCGGCAACCTGTGGCTCGTCACCTCGCGCCCCTCCGCCGTCCCCGAGCAGTGGCTGACCGCCGCCGGCTTCAACGAACTCACGCTCTCCCCGATGTCCCGGCACGACGTCGCCACGTTCGTACGCCGCTGGCACAGCGCCGCCCGGGCGGACGAGTCCACCGGGGTGTCCCTGCTCCAGGCCGTACGGACCACGACCGAGCTGAACCGCCTCGCCACCAACCCCCTGATGTGCGGCATGCTCTGCGCCCTGCACCGGGACCGGAACGGCTTCCTGCCCGAGGACAGGAAGTCGCTCTACGAGGCCGCGCTCTCCATGCTGCTCGAACGGCGGGACAGGGAACGGGGACTGGACGATCCGGGCGGCGTACGGATTCCGTACGCCACGCAGATCCAGCTCCTTCAGCGGCTCGCGTGGTGGCTGATCCGCAACGGCCGCTCGGAGATGGACCGTTCGGACGCGCTGCACATCATCACGCAGGCGCTCCCCTCGCTGAACCTGAACGGCGACGCCGAGGAGATCTACACCTCGCTCCTGCTGCGGTCCGGTCTGCTGCGCGAACCCGCCGACGGGCGCGTGGACTTCCTCCACCGGACGTTCCAGGACTACCTCGGCTCCCGTCTCGCCGTACAGGAACTGGACTTCGATCTGCTCCTGAACAACGCGGACAAGGACCAGTGGGAGGACGTGGTCCTGCTCGCCATCGCGCACGCGCGTCCGAAAGAGGCCGAGCAGATGCTGCGGCGGCTCGTCGAGCAGGGCACCCCGCGCGGAAAGCTCCTTGCCGCCGCCGGGCTGCCGTACGCGGCGGAGGTGGCGCCCGCGGTCCGTTCGTTCGTGGAGGTCGGGGTGCGGCTGATCGTGCCGCCCGGCTCCAGCGCGGAGGCCGAGGAACTGGCGCGGGTCGGCGGCGAGCTGGTGCTGTCGCTGCTGCCATCCGCCGAGGGGCTCGACGACGCGACGGCACGCCATGTCGTGCGGGCGGCGAGCGAGTTGGGCAGCGAGTCGGCCCTGCACTTCCTGACCCAGTTCCGCGAGCACCCGAACATGGACGTCCAGCGGACCCTCGCCGCGTCCTGGCCGCGCTTCGACCGCGAGCTCTACGCCCGCGAGATACTCGCGCATCTGCCCCGGCAGGCCCGGGTCACCGTGCGCGACACCGATGACCTGCGCGCCCTGCGTGCCATCGGCGGCTGGGCGGACATCCAGGTCGTCGGCGCCTACCGCGTCGAGGACCTGACCGAACTGATCGTGGCCGAGAAACTCACGCGGCTCGGCCTGGAGGCGTCCCACCCCGTCGAAGGACTGGCCTGGCTGTCGGTCTTCCCGAACCTCAGGAGGGTCCATGTGACCTCTGAGGTGGCTGAGGCGGTGGCTCAGCAGGCGCCGGGCCGGATCGAACTCATCACCCCGCCACCGTGGAGGAGTTGACCTACCCTTGACCCTCCACGACACACGACATCCCACCCGCAGGGACCCGCTATGTCCATGGAGCCCGTTGTCCGCATCCCCTCGACGCTCGCCGCACCCCTGGTACAACGGCTCATCCGGCTGCCCACCGCGCAGCCGCCCGTCACGCCCGACCTGATCGCCGCCCTCGCCACCTGGCGCGGCGCCGACGCCCCGGCGACACCGGACGACGTGCACCGTACGGCTGCGGACTTCGTCCACGTCGCCGCCGAGGCGCGCGCCGCACCGACGACCGAACTCGCCTCCGTGGTCGACGTGTTGACACGCACGCTCCTTGCCATCGGCGAACTGGAGCTCACGGACGTGGACGCCGTGCGCCTCGGGCCGCAGGACTACGCACGGCGGCTGAGGGGCGCCGTGCAGGGCGCGGACCGCTCCCTCTCCCCCGGCGCCGCGTGGTTCCACGACGAGCTGCTCGTGGCCGTGTGCCTGCACGTCCTGTACCACTTCGTCCGGCGCTCCCCGTACATCCAGCGGCACATGGCCGAGCGGGCGAGCCGCATCCGCCAGCTCATCGACCTGAACGACGCGGAGGCCGCCGCCCGCCAGCCCGAACGCTCCCAGGAGGACCGGGACTTCGAGTCCGCGTACGCCGAGGAGGTCGTACGTCAGCACGGCTGGCTCACCATCGTCGGCGTGGACCTGGCCAACGCTCCGGACCGCTGGGCCCTTGAGGACACCTACCTCAGCCTGGAGGCGGAGGAGAGCAGCGGCAGCGGCGTACCGGGCGAACCACGGACCGTGCTGCTCGCCGACCGGGCCCTGGAGGGCCATGAGCGGGTGCTGCTCCGCGGTGTGGCGGGCTCAGGCAAGACGACCCTCGTGCAGTGGCTCGCCGTGGCCGCGGCGCGCGAGGGCGCCCGGGTGCCGTTCGTGCTGCCCGTACGCCGCTTCGCCCGCGAGGGCTTCCCCGCCCCGGACGACTTCCTGCACGCCATCCGCCACCCGCTGGCCGACCAGGCACCGGAGGGCTGGGTCGTGCGCACCCTCCTCGCGGGCCGCGCCATGCTCCTGGTCGACGGGATCGACGAGGCCCCGGAGGCCACCCGCGGCGAGCTGCGCAACCAACTGCGCCGCCTGCTGCGCATCTTCTCCGGCAACGGCTGCCTGGTGACGTCCCGCCCCTCCGCCGTCGAGGACGGCTGGCTCGCCCAGGAGCGCCTCGCCGAGGAGGGCTTCAAGGAGCTCTCCCTCGCGCCGATGTCACGCGACCAGGTCACCCGCTTCATCCACGACTGGCACGCGGCGGCGATGAGCGACGACCAGTGCAAGGAGCAGGCGGACCGCGACAAGCTGCGGGAGTACGAGGAGCGGCTGCTGCACTCCGTGCGCATCTACCGCGAGCTGCGCCAGCTCGCCACCAACCCCCTGATGTGCGGCCTGATATGCGCCCTCAACCGCGACCGCTCCGGCTCCCTGCCCAAAGGCCGCAAGGAGCTGTACGACGCCGCCCTGGAGATGCTCCTCCAGCGCCGCGACCCCGAACGCGACGTCCTGTACGCCGATGACGTGCGCCTCCAGCAGGGCCCCCGGGAGCTGCTCCTGCGCAAGCTGGCCCACGCGATGGTGGAGGAGGGCGTCTCGGAGCTGCCGCGTGAGCGCGTCGTCGCCATCCTGGACG
This Streptomyces sp. NBC_01283 DNA region includes the following protein-coding sequences:
- a CDS encoding helix-turn-helix domain-containing protein; amino-acid sequence: MALRTAPTERQVRLGFELRRLRERSGLTVQAAGEVIGMGRVHLTHAENGRTPISAERIRTLCQAFGVTSSTYVDALVGLAESNGKGWWTGYKSQLPASALDLAELEAEAAALSSYESLFLPGLFQVDAYTRAIFEASDAVSTAEEIEASVRFRQERQRALRADNPPHIHAVIHEAALHMRFGGPHVMHQQLLKLVELSELPHVEIQIMPFTAVAVSALTTPFCHIASHDSALETVLLEHPAQSMFLYEEEPLAKYRRQFERLSAAALPAIDATVIPVTHAARDSLGLVQHVLYTLQEAQA
- a CDS encoding helix-turn-helix transcriptional regulator, whose protein sequence is MSRPIARVLTLLELLQSGGLRTAAELADRLDVDERTVRHYIGHLVDLDVPVESVRGRHGGYRLTAGFRMPPLMLSDDEALAVLLGLVAGRQAGLTTATGTASETAAAKIRRVLPERLRRRLDAVLDSVAFTVPPGGATAAGSVAPESAVLLPVADAVAHHRPVSIRYTAGNGRRSERTLHPHGLVAHSGKWYVTAADLGSGEDRMFRLDRITEVRTLPGSFDPPADVDAARRVLTGLATAPYRHEVSLCVQGTAEDVRARLPAGIAVVEELPPPGDADPGAAEPWSRVGMRVERLDWLPAVLASLDRPFVIERPDELRGLVTEFAERLAVSAARREAP
- a CDS encoding DUF4232 domain-containing protein; this translates as MRSNTTIRGNRRRNLRFAAAALTVAASLSLTACNGDDVMGQGDPSAASSASSSDSGSGSSGGGPGSGGSEQGGGKDSAEKSSAGQGTAAGSGGSGQSDQSAALGKCRTDDVDASASDSTIDGDDEGSVAVELKNVGGKDCVMSGFAGVDLETSEGPLSAARSGQPADRMVLKNGKSVFFSISYPMNDSGGSGVGITGLTVTPPGQSKSLSIEWPGASSLPVTDGAGSPVKVFPIGSAGQGGAS
- a CDS encoding VOC family protein; translation: MNFVSVRIITGDVDRLVAFYERATGATADRPTEDFAELRVGSATLAIGSTRTVPLFAPGSARPADNHSVILEFLVDDVDAVHKNLTGFVEDFVNEPTTMPWGNRALLFRDPDGNLVNFFTPVTPAAIEKFAAVEKFAR
- a CDS encoding NACHT domain-containing NTPase, which encodes MDPAVLGTRLASSLVAPLVKKLFVQEGPGAGLVDRPVRISGLVSFRGEKRTLTDQDVQRLAARLVDQSLSSPGERPFPEEERTAVAHALARVLLALGDLGLNDIEAVTRGHRALAKELLRATPPTGLSADADFFLGSVTEWACLQILHFFTQRSTFVARSLVEQSRTQAELIVRLDELIARSPRVDALDARFERRYLAAVARKHNRLTIFGIDLVNSPGRWPLDAAYMSLEATARPSPDTSFELDFETLPSGSDPEMRASSLRESLGEALATFNQKFEAARPADQALADHDRVLLRGEAGSGKTTLVQWLAVSASAADPVGPDGRMTYLHDRIPYVLPLRTLTRHGERLPAPADFLRAVGSPLAGSQPTGWETRVLTSGRALVLVDGIDEIPESERSRTREWLGDLIDAYPGNRWLVTSRPSAVGEDWLAEQAFTELTLSPMSRSEVAAFIHRWHRAARAGTPEEDEPLLAYEGQLLEAVAVKPDLGRLATNPLMCGLICALHRDRRGFLPLGRKDLYAAALSMLLIRRDRERDMHVPELREEPQLQLLQRLAYWLIRNGRTVMDRSRAEAIIADALPAVPELAALGDAEAVYAHFLHRSGLLREPGPRTVDFIHRTFQDFLGARAAVDEGDFGFLARQAPDDQWEDVIRMAVAQARPRERAEIFRDLLEVADKLPAGHVRKRVHLLTAACLEHAAELAPAVRTEVEQRMSALIPPRNALDARELAAVGPMVLDLLPGPDGLDGLDDEDARHVAITATHVQSDAAIPFLARFARHPGIGVRSQLMWGWSRYDCRAYADQVISQLDDGVTHFVLRTDEQVAEITRLGLRPRHLDIREGVSPQAASHLLVACEPTFLMLKIHPARLTTEALGALRNLIALRVFNVYEPWSLSLFPPDAPLRTLGIFEALSHLTDLRHMDRWPGLKWVIFGESDLLNTGEAWEPLTRLPQLTELSLASASFACAPSDLRLPDISLLQLFPTGGQRIAASRIPRILPGLKALNVLPSASPTTFDVAPLAQLPALEQLRVPVPGVTGLDAIPADVDVVTYHPFND
- a CDS encoding DUF397 domain-containing protein, producing MTTLDWQKSSFSGDQANCVYLAAPQDGTVRLRESDAPETTLTTTPEALAALIRTLNGPAIRWSG
- a CDS encoding ATP-binding protein, yielding MGVTVHDPVCGPEQPEQPELPRAYTLFALADASSPKICRDFVRGALLTLGLAHLAEAAALCTSELVTNVHQHTKGDVHLRAAIAPTHVRVAVYDGSDRLPSPRSAPAEAEGGRGLFLVTALSDLCGVTPAGRGKGVWFQLNR